CTTTTTGTTACTATAGATCTTAATTTTTTGCATGAGTGTAGTGTATCTTAAGGACATTTGCTTTTTATATTTCAGAAGAGGAGGAAGCAAGTAATGATTAGAGGATTGGAGGTGATAATGATAATGTTGAGTCAAAACATGTGTTGATgcctatccaaaaaaagaaaaaaaccgtgttgatgttgatgatagGTCTTTTTCTGAAATTGGCACATCCATGTATTTTAATCCTCAACCTCAAGAAACCCAAGCTTTTGACCTGTGGAAAACTGCTCTGTTAGTCGCGATCACCATTTTcccttaaattaaaattttagatcgAAGAGTCAATGGGTTCAGTTCAGTCtgtcaaaatcaaatttgaccATTCTCTTCTTGACTTCTTCCGCTAGGTATTAACAAATATAAcaatggtttttcttttggctTTCGTACAAAAATTGTAATTATCGAAAGGAAAATACGTATGAGAACATATTTGAGCGCAAGTGCTGGCACTACCTTTTGAGTAAAAGTAAATCTTTGCCTACGCTTAtgtatatttgatatttcaactAAAATCTAGGGATTATACATAATACTGATACATTATCATTCTAgagcttttattttgtttttttttttttctttttctttttctttttttggagcaTTCTTGAAATCTCATTAACACCAAAACCGTTTTGCTAAAAGACATGGGCTCCCAGCTTTTCAAATAATACTAAAAGGCCATCAAAAGTCAAAAACAGCCTACCAAATGGGCACTAAGATACACCCATCAACCTAACTCAGAAATTCAGCCAAAACGAGAAGGCGTTGCCTGGACACAATATCAAGCTCTCAAGTAAATATGGGAAAATTGGAGAAAATGGTTGTAGTATAGATGGCAAAGTCCAAACGTTATGTATTACTGGAATGAGCTCCTCATacatttttttgaatatttcatattattttgaagTCGCATCATGCAATGCCTAAACTCACATTATTATGAAGTCCACTCAAACAATAAAACCGAAAACTATCAAACTTATATCCTACTCTTTTGATCAAACTTCATATAGCAAGTGCTAAAAATTGCAGTGCCATCCAACAGAAGAAAACGTCTGATGGTATTTTTTAATTGAGCGATGCTACCAATGCCATGTGCTCTATAAGGTCCAATACTCGGTTActgtaagaaaaagaaaaaaaacaacaaatacgATCGGTCATACACAATTGCATGAAAATTGTTAGTAAAGGAGTTGCATTTGTCAATATCTTTGTGCGTTGGTGGCTGAGGAAGAGAGAAGCTGTACCTGTATCCCCACTCATTGTCGTACCATGAAACAAGCTTCATGAACGAGTTATTGAGCCCAATCCCTGCCTTTGCATCGAATATACTTGACCTGAAATGAAACAAAATCCATTGAAACCAAATGGAGATTGCAAATCTCAACGTCATTTCAACTAGTCTGTAAAAGCAAGCAAGGATGAGATTGACAAAGGTGCAGATCCTGGAATCTTGTGAAGTGCAGTGCAATTGCTAGGCACAAAGGTCGAAATATCAAGGAATAGAAGATGATGCATTCTCTAGTACTTTCTTAAAGAACATTATCACAGGAACCAGAAAGCCAATCCAGCACAAAATAAGACAATTTTATTTCCACTGATGAATTCAAACAATTTCTATAAAACAAAGGAGGCCTCAAAGAGCTTGAAATTGCCATTTGCCAATATTTTTCACCAACATATAGAAGTAAAAGACCACAAAACAATCAAAGCACAAGAGAGAGATACCTTGAGTCACCAACAAAATCATTGGAGACAACATCCTCATCTGTGTATCCAAGAATGCCTCTCAGTGGCCCCTCTGAGGCATACCTGTATTTGAAAATTCCAAGGTGAATTCAGTCAATCATCAAGTAAAAACATCACATCATGAAAGACCCCAAACAACTGCCAAAAGAAGAGAATACACAagatcacataaaaaaaataataataaataatttaaaaaaaaaaaaaaaaaacatacttaATAGCTGCCTTGACATCTTCATAGGAAGCACTCTTCTCAAGTCGACAAGTTAAGTCTACGACAGAAACATTAGGTGTTGGGACACGGAAGGCCATTCCAGTAAGCTTTCCATTAAGCTGTGGAAGAACTTTCCCAACTGCCTGCAATACCAAAAACATTAAGTTACAATGACACTCACCACCAATATAAAGGGTTGTATCTAATGCAATTGTCCTAAATTATATTTCTTGGAGTAATCACCACACCTTTGCAGCACCAGTTGAACTAGGAATGATGTTTTGTGCAGCTCCACGGCCCCCTCTCCAATCCTTCATTGAAGGACCATCGACAGTTTTTTGAGTTGCTGAAAATAGAACACCATAAATTTGttacaaaacatgcaacatggtttaacacagagagagagagagacagagggaGACAGAGACCTGTAGTTGCATGCACTGTTGTCATTAGACCTTCAATGATACCGAATTCTTCATCAACCACCTGCAAAACAGGAGcacaaaaaattagataaatatCAAGAGAACAGGTAGACATTTCAAATTCATCTTCTACCAGGTTATTATTAAACATAAAAAgcaaaagaataataaaaaagatgaaTAGAACATAATAAGCTTTAAGATGCGCAACCAGACCTTTGCTAAAGGAGCAAGACAATTGGTAGTGCAGCTTGCATTGGAAACAATATCCATATTTGGCTTGTATGTCTTCTCATTTACTCCTACCACAAACATAGGTGCATCAGCTGATGGAGCTGATATTACAACTTTCTTGGCACCACCCTGTAGAGGCAAATCGAAAAAAGCTCAacttaaaaattgtaaatatgaaGAGTAAGTGATTCATAATAAAGGAAatatatggagagagagagagagagagagagagagagcataatTGATTATCACACCAACCTTCTTGTGTGTTGAAGCCTTCTCAATTGTTGTGAAAACCCCAGAGGATTCGACAACATAGTCTGCCCCAAAATCACCCCAAGGAATCTCTGCTGGGTCCCTGAGAGAATAAGTAGTCATGGAAGTTACTCCTTAGTAGATATAACTTTAGATGTTCCTGCAATTAATACTAAATTCAGACACAAAGATAAGGACGAGATGTTAGGGCCAATACCTTTTACTTACAACTTTAATCTGTTTCCCATTAATTTCCAAAGTGGAGTCATCCAGGACCCGGATGGTTCCCTTGAAAACTCCATGAGTAGAGTCGTACTTAAACATGTATGCCTACAAAAAATGTACAGTAAGTTACTGCCAAACTATCATAAAAAGAGAACTCAAAACGACTAATTAGATCACTATCCTAATGTAAAAGAGAAGTTAATAGTCCAACTCTCCCACCTCATGAGTAatagaaaagggaaaaaaagaaaacacaggGATGCAACCAAATGCACACTCATAGAGTGAACCACATGTTTCAAAACACCATATAATGTGTAGGCACCATAGCGAGCCAAG
This genomic stretch from Quercus robur chromosome 4, dhQueRobu3.1, whole genome shotgun sequence harbors:
- the LOC126720399 gene encoding glyceraldehyde-3-phosphate dehydrogenase GAPCP2, chloroplastic-like, whose amino-acid sequence is MAASTMLRSAATPTASFIEASSSPSDRLSKVSSISFSRNLNMSKHQSSLFGTSVPSGSSSLQTCSVRNVQPVKATATEAPPTVPRSRTGGKTRIGINGFGRIGRLVLRVAISRDGIDVVSVNDPFIDAKYMAYMFKYDSTHGVFKGTIRVLDDSTLEINGKQIKVVSKRDPAEIPWGDFGADYVVESSGVFTTIEKASTHKKGGAKKVVISAPSADAPMFVVGVNEKTYKPNMDIVSNASCTTNCLAPLAKVVDEEFGIIEGLMTTVHATTATQKTVDGPSMKDWRGGRGAAQNIIPSSTGAAKAVGKVLPQLNGKLTGMAFRVPTPNVSVVDLTCRLEKSASYEDVKAAIKYASEGPLRGILGYTDEDVVSNDFVGDSRSSIFDAKAGIGLNNSFMKLVSWYDNEWGYSNRVLDLIEHMALVASLN